The genome window GTTGCCAGTGTGCTCGATTTGTTGTTGAAAGCTGACCTTGCGGAACTTCCGGGGCGCATCGTCCTCAGAGTCGCGAGACAAGCGGCGCTTGGTCATTTTGATGTGTAGTAGATTGGGAGATGATAGGTGTATTTAAGTGAGCGCCTAGTATGTAGGTTGGTGGTATGTGAATATGGAAGTGAGTGGTTCAGATTCTGTAAGAGGATAGGATCGGTATTTATACATGGAGGATTTTATTCAATACCTGCCGAATAAATTCACCCATGTGTCCCCTTTCATGTACGACACCTTGGTTTGAAAGTATTGGCCTTTCATGCACATGCAATGCTAAGGCCTTTGAGAGCGGAAACCTGCAGTAGAGACACATTGAGAGACTCACAGCGCTCTTTTCAACCGACCACTCACATAATTTCTCAGCTGGAGACAGAGAAGAATATTCGTGAAAGGAGACATGGCGAAAAGATTATCTGAAACTATTTGCCATATTTGAACAGACCATTCGTGGTAGGTCCCAGCAGATTAGGTCTTCTTGATCTGTCTATCATCTTGTGGTGATGCCGATCACATTTCCAAGCGCCTTTCACGGATGAGTAAATATCATATATCATTCACCGGCTGCTCTATGTTAGCATCTGAGCTTGAGTCCACTAGGCGCGTAAGTTATACTGTTGAGAACGGCCATCGGTGTGCCGCAGTCGTTCAAGGGACTGTAAATTAGTCCGGTATGTCCGTCCGCAGATAATGGGGGAGGCTGAGGTTCATAGTAAGCAGTCGAAGAGCTCTTAATGAAGTTACCGGAAGCTTGAGGTACATGTTGGGGCTCAGGGTGAACATTCTAGGAGAGGTTCATGGCATTACCGGGAGCTTGAGGCGGAGGTAGAGGAACTTGCCCATGCCCACCACAATACTGATCTCCACGGCCATTACTTCTAGGAAGCCCAACTTTGTTGCCATAAGGGAGGTCGCGTTGCGACTCTCCAACACCTGAAGGATGTCGCGATGCCGTTTCTGCTTGCTTCTGCTGATATTATGAGAAAGTGTTAATGTTCGGTGAAAAAGTGAGAGatagtgttgatgatgtcgatggaGAGATACGAGGAGTTGATAGGGAAAAGAAGATCCTTAAGGCTAGGCATTTCTGTCTGCAGGCCACCGGACTCTGATATCGTTGCTGATACTGGGGAGGAGCTGGGAGGTGGAAATCCACAGAAAGGGGCACTGTTGAAAGATCAAGTTAGCAAGAGTCCCCGAGGTTTGTGTAGGTAATGACGGGATACTTGTGGAAAGGGCATCACTTGTGTTCTTGTCCATGTCTGAGGGGCCTGCAGCACATTCTCATCGAAAAGTGAGTGAAATGTACCAGCAGACGAATAAGCTGCTTTAAAACTTCAAATGAAATTCATCTTGAACTCAAGATAGAATAGATGCTTCACATCCCCAAAATGATATGTTTGCCAACTCAAACCCCCTTTTCCGTTCCATCCCTAGCCCTTATCGCATGAGGCACCCAAGTCCTCATGGCTCACGTCGCATTTTGATCAGCCCATCTTTCCTTGTCAACCAGGTACATTTTACATCCCCATGGATAGAACAACGAGGTCTTCGGCCCCTTTCGTCCACAAGAAAGCCAACCAGTGTTCCTTCGCCCAGTGACCGAAGACAAAATGACCGGTCGGGAAAGGTGAGTGAGTCTCCAGCAAAACTTAGCAGTGCAGCTCGTCGCTTTTCATCCTCTAGAACCGTGCATAGGAGTGCCAGGTCGTCTGTGCTAAGGTCGTCGTCTTTGATATCGAGCGGCAAGTCGATGGCGGCCAAGGCGAGGCGCTGAAGTCGGCGAGAAAATGGGTTGCCTCGTCCTTCTTCGGGCTGGGGAGGCTCCAACTTTTCGACTTGTTCTTTGAGTCTATCAGCGATAGATTCGAGATGAGCTGTGGCGCGGAGAGCAGTGTTTTCTGCCTGTAGACGTGCGATCATGGTGAACAACTCTCGAAGGTCGCGTCTGGACTGCTCAGAAAAGGAGGTCTCGTCAAAATTCGCCTGTTTATTCGTCAGTTATAGGAGCACGGATAAGATCCTCTGACATACTGTCCCAGAGCTATTGctctttaaagcctttttggCGTTCGCTTGATCCGGCATCATGTATGCGTTTTGGTGGATGACACAAGATGTTGAACAAAGCGGAATGAACAACATAAACAAAGCTGAGGGGAGATTATTACGAGCTACTAGAGACCTGAGTAAACATATAGTTGGTTTTAAAGTGTTTGCCCATTCTGCTTGTAtctgtaggtacctagaaACGTTTGAGAGCTGTCAGTCACTGCCACTTCCACTACCTTCCATCTCTGCCAGATATCGGCTCCTGCCGCACGAATTTCAATTGACATTTTTCCTTCCATATCATCCAAATTTCAGCCTTCATCGACATCCAGGAATGTTCCCCTCCAACGCCagttgagaagaaagatgacATCGCATCCAGCTACTCCCAGCACTATCGCAGGCTCCGGACAGGATGCGAACGGTGACTCAGTTGTCAGTTTATGAACCTCCCAGTCAAACCGGGCTGTTAACCAATCCTCGAACAGGAGTCCCTTCGCCAGCTCTTACATGAGGCCGAACACACCATCACCGGGTTGAAAGCCGAGCAGAAAGCGACGCAAGACTTCTTCGTTGCCCAGAATGCGGAGCTCAAGAAAGAGAATAACCAGTTGCGGGAAGACGTGGCCGCGCTTCGATGCCAGAACTCACTGGCTGGTAACGCTAGTAATGAAGCCACTCCAGGCGCCAGCGCGACAATGAGCCCACAGGACTTGAAGAAACTGCAAGGAATTCTCCAGGAAGTGAAACGACACAGCAGCGAGCTTCATCAGAAAGCACGAGAACTTCGCGACTCTGTACTTCTCAAGCAAGAGGAGTTCAGTCGAAAGCGACGCCGCACGGATTCAGAAACCGACaaaaatgaagaagaaaatccGGCAATGCAATTTGTCCAATCGTGCAAACAATACAACAACCAGACATTCCGTTGCTCCATTACCTTTTACGGCGCACTCAAACCCTTTATCGAAGACCTAAGTCGTGCACAAGAATCACAATCGTCATTGTCTCACGAAAAGATACGACGAAATCTGGCAGACTTTGTTTACTCCGGAACTAAATCTGGATGGCATTGTCTTCGAGAGGTCTGTGAGAAAGGCAAGCTCTCTGATGAGATCAAAATCCTTTCCGCTTGCCCGCTCCATGGCCCCTATTGCGAGTTTCTTATCTTGAAGCATCTGAGCAATAAGGGTAACTTCAGTTTCACATCATTCGGTGACATCGAGAATTCCACGAACAAAATCGCCTAGTTCGCTCAGCGCCGTGGCTAGTGAGGGAGGATTCATTCGGGTGCGACCATGGTTAGGGCATCGGAGACAGCAAGGTCACTCGATATATCACAAAATAGTAACTAGAATCCTACCATTTTAGTTCACTTGTGCTTCTCGTATTCTGTACCGTGAGGTTCCGTCTCAGCTATCGACCTGGTACAAAAGGTTGAGAACAATGTACCCACTCATAGATCTCCGATGTTCGGGATTTTGCTGAAGGAAATGGAGATCCGACTATTAAAATGTTAAGAATACCAATCGCGGTTGGTCCCGGAAGAGTCTCTTCGGTGACGGATCTTCTCAAAGGCTTCTGTTCATCCTTGAGGGGACTGAACAAGGTCACAACAAACCAACAAGAAAGTCTCAGATTCGCTGGAGACACTCTTTCCGACCTGAAACTCTTATGTTGTATTCAAAGCCCAATGGCTATTCGCTGTGTGATAAATCGCTGTAGGAATACTCCAAAGCCTCTCCAACCCCTCCTGAAATTTGTCTTTCTCCATGCCCGATAAAGTCCATTTGCATAGTCCCAGCTGCAGAGCTCAAGTCTCTTTGCTTGCTCTATAGATCCAGACCAAGCGTTCCCAATATTTGTTTATCGGCTGCTTTTCGGCACCCTGAGCTTCGAAATTATGATCTGTTCTTGTTTTCCCGATGGCTGAGGCCGAGTTTCTGAGATTGTCCTAGAACTTGCCGGTTTCTCAGCTCGGGCGCATTGTGCCACAACACAACAATTTAGAGCGTCGCTCTCTGTGGGGGACTTATTCCCTGATGGCATCTGTTTCAAAGAGTGTTCGGTTAGTTGTCTGTCGTCATTCTCTGGAGATGGTGACTGAAGTGTTGTGAtaccttcttctccattgACAGAAACGctatcttcatcatcggcagGAGTATCGTCGCTGGGATAGTCGTCGGCAGAGAAGTCATCGTTTATTTCACTTTGGATTTAGTTAGCTACTTGTTCCAAGGGGCGGAGATGACCATCGTAcagtgcttcttctttatcCTTCTTAATCTAATAGAAGGCATCTGTGTTGAATCAGCAGGAAGTGAAAACGGCTTATCTCATATTCCTACGCTTGTCTCTGCTCATGGTACTGGAGCGCGTTCGTGATATTTGATGATTGTTGGATGAGGGGATTGCCAAATCTGGAGTTATAGCGGTGGACTGTTGGTGGGCAGGAGAGCTTTCTTAGGTTCTGGTCAAGGGGCTCTGGTATGTAGTGGTTTATAAATGATCAGTCTGATGATAAAAGGGGTTCAAATAGATGGCTTCACGAAAGAGATGTTACCATGGTTGATTGTAAGATGGATGGAATTGAAGTTCAGGTACCATTGCGTTGATGGCCAAAAGCTGTTCTCTTGCTTATGGGGATTTCCAACGGAAGGTCTTTCGCAGACACTTGCAGCTACAGGCAGCTTCCATCTTCGCCATCAAGCTCCACCTGTGTTGGCACTCATATGCCACTTCCCAACCACGCGAAGCGACTTTTCTGCAACATGTCTTCGTACTTTCGCAACAGAGAAGAGGTGGATGCAAGTTTGGAAGTGACAAATGCAACTTCTTGGTCAAGGCGGTCAGTGTTGGGTCTCAGAGGAAACTTCAGATCTACAATCCTGCTGTGGTCACTTCTATTTGAAGTAGCAAGGTTACCTCGTCAGCGCctatccttttcttttttttctgccCGACTTGAAGGACCGCTCGGCATTCTTAGCATCAGAGCGATGGTGACTGGGGATCTATAGACTCTTTAATTGGCAATCACTTCAATAAAAGCAATCAATGTATTTTGGTCACCTTCAATCACAATCCGGGCAACGTCCTTTTTGACAGCACAAGTCGGGAAGTGATCAATATTGGCACAACAGTGGAGTTTTATTCCTAGTAATAGTCCCCCAAGCCCATGGTACTTCGCTATCTCATGATTGTTGACATCTTTCATTACAATGTATGTCATTTCGCCTCGTATACTACTTCATATACTCGTTCATAACCTGTGCGTTTTCCAACTTAACGTCTGTGCAGACACACGATGCTAGACATGATGGAGAGATGAGGACGCACTGTTTAGCGTCGGGCTATCAACCTTTAGTATGCAATAGAATCAGTGGCACAATGCAGAAGCAAACTCACGGCGAAAGACCTCAAACTTGTCACCATTCAGGTTCATGGAGAAGCTGCTACCAAGACCAGAGCGACCAGCAAAAGAGTCCCAGCTGATGCTGTCAACCCGGCTGGCGTCGCCCTTTGCTCCAACGCTGAACATGATGCCTCCGACAGGGGCACCGGGGTTCATCGCCTTGACGTGGCGGTAGGCCTTGACGAGcgcttcctcgtcatcaacattgAAGGAGATCGCCTTGGAGACGGAGGGCACTTTGCTGTAGACGTTGCACTGAGTGCCACCTCCATAGCTGTTACTGACGACACGAAGGTCGGGGGCCTTCTTGCTGTTGCGAGTCACAGCCTGGAGGACCATGCGGTCAACTCGCTTCAGAGGCTGCTTCTGCCTCGGAAGCGGTTGGGTCTGCAGGGACCGGAACTCTTGGGCGGGCTTGATATCCTGAGCAGGTTTGAAGTCTTCCGCAGGCTGGGACTCTTGTGTTCCGGGGTTCTCAGCCACGGCAGAGATCGGAAGCTCCCCAAAAAGGACCTCTCGAGAGAGCTTCTCAGCAGTCCCAGCACCGTATGGAGGGGGTGGAGCAGTGGGGGCCACGGGCTGGCCGCGGGCCAACTCAGGAGGAGGGACGATCACATCATAAGGGTCCTCGGGAGAGCCGAAAGATGGAGGGCCCCAGGCGCGTGGCTGCATACCGAGAGGCGGGTCCTCAAAGCGAGAGGAGGCAGGACTTGGGTAATAGTTGCTTTGGCTGGTAAAGCCGGGAGAGATCCAAGTTCCGTAGGGGTTGGATCGGAAGTTGCCCTGACGTGGGGGAGGAGCAGACTTAGGCATCGCGATGGAAAAGCACCTGTTGTTGTGCAGATGAGGATTGAGGTGAATGAGGAAGAATGTAGAAGCACCGTGTTTGGTGGGGAAcggaggtgaagatgaaaggTGGACGAAATTTGGTTGATGCGGGCGGCAGACGGCAAACGGCTCAGCAAACGGAAGGTGCCAAATGCTTCTGCACCTGCCCGCTACGTAAGAGCACCTACCGTACCTAGTTTGCCAAACTCTACTGTCACCTCAGTCACCAAAATATTGGCAGATCTCACCATAaagacatcttcatctcttcaaaATGTTTCTCCTTCTATTCTCAACTCCCAACTTAGTCCTTGGTACCAACCTCCAACTCGACAATGTCCTCGCTTACAAATTGTAGCTGGCCCGACTCCCTTTCCGACGACGTCACAGCGTCCACAGAAGATctcaacaacgacaagacAGTCCCTCACCTCGATTATGTGCCTCCTATAGCAGCTGTGAAGGTCAAAGCCTTCTCGGAGCCGTGGCCAGGCGATAACCCCACGAAATCTCAGAGAACAGAGTACATCAACGCCTACCTCGTTTGGGCGCGGCCCGAGGACCCAGCGCTACAAGTGGCAgtacaaggccaagctcgGGCGAGAATTGTGAGGGCTCTCCCGATGATCCAAGCAAAAGATTGGACTGAGGCGGAGACTGATCACTTACATTATCTCATCGACGAAGAATATTGGCGTCTCTGGCGTAAGTTCCCCGACCACTCTTTCAAGAATCTGAATCCTGCTGACTATTTTATCCGCTCAGTGGAAGACGTTGAGCCCAAGCCTTTGTGGCCTTGGACGCACCCCGAGCCCGTTTTCTTTACGTTCAATGAAAGCTCCCGTTGCTTCATCCATCGTCCCCTCCAAACACCCTGGAGAGTCCGAGGTAGTACACTATCAGAGCTACCATCTCACTACGACTTGACCATCAAAACTAATAGAGACACTCACGATGCAGAGCCGAATGTCCCTGCGACAAGTCACGGTCTCTCTCGAGCGCTGCAGTGGCTGGCCAGTTTTGGTCTAGGCTTGTGATGAAGTGGTTATATGATCCGATAGAACTTATGGAAGCATCATCTATTCTTGGTGGCATCCATTGTCATCGCCAGTGTGTGTTATACCCGTGTGTTAGTCGTGATTGGGCTAGATTGGATACCTGGGGTTGTTTGAGTTGGATAGCTATTTCTGGAGATGTTAGACAGAGCAAGTTACGGCAAGCTTAGTTCTTCTCCCAAACACCAGCATGTAACATATTTCTGGTGGTAGATCACCTTAATTCGTTGTTTCCTTCATATGTGAGGTTCCTTGGCGCCtagatcaacaacaacatcttcaagtTCAACAAGTGAGGTCAATTGACTTCCGGCATAGTGGGGTTCAGGTCCGGTGTCTGTCGGTGTGGTAGACCCACAATTCCGGGACTCCACCGCCAGCTTACTCCACGTTCCTGACGGCAATACAGTTCACGGTAGCACTCGAGATACAGCAAAATAGCTGACAGAACCAGACTTTTCTTGCCATTTTCTTTTACAGGCGCTCGAAGTTGTGGTTATGAAGCCAGTTATGTGGCAGCTATAGCAGCATTTCTTTCATAACTAAAACTATCATCTATCAAAATGTGCCGTGCCCCCCTTGCTGTTCTCTCCATGCCTTGGGTCCAGCTGGAGGATTGATCGGTGGATCAGGCTGTTTCTGATTCCCTACAACATgccaagctcctccttgacTTCCACCCTGTCTTTGCGAAGCAGATGAATGAGTTTGACCACCGTGCCCAGGACGGTGctttttctgcttcttggtCTGGAACTGTCTCTTCTGGACCCTGTCTCGCGAGCCATTCTTTTCCCCTTTGCGCTTTCTTGGACGACCGCCTGCAGCTTTAGGACCGCTGCGAACCTGTTCCGGCCGGTCCTCCATCATGTCTTCGTCAGAGGACTCAATCGCTGTGGTCTCTCCGTCTTCAGAACAACCCATGCGTGATTCTTGCGAAGTACTTGGATCAAGTTGTGCGATGAAGGGGCTTCGAAGGTTCGACTGGGCTCTGCTGGGCTGGTTCGTGAGAAACGCCTGGAAGGGATTAAACCCATCCCTGTGATCGACTATAGTCCCGGTCGAGTCATCAGCATTGGAGCCAAATGGCGGACGGAGAGGACTGTTCTCCCTTTGAAAGTGTTCCGCTGGCTGAGCATTGCCAGAAAAGCCACTCCAAATCGCAGCTTTGGGTGGAAAGTTGGTATCGGCTGGGACTCCTTGTCTAGCAGCCTGGTGATAGAGCTTATCGCCTTGTATGGGAGGCTGATTTACTGCAGCATTGCagagcctcctcctctgaAGCTTCATCCAAGCCCCTTTGTATGCCTCCAATAGCTCATCCAGTCCTGAGGCGTGGCTTGTAGAGGTCTGACTGGCACAGTATTTTAGATGATGGAAATCGCAGGAATTTTTCAGCCCATAATTATCCAAACTGTCCAAAGCACTGATCACGACACTCAAGTCTCCAGTCCTGACCGGTATAATGTCAGCTGATGTTGGTACTGCGCGCATGCCAACTAGATCAGCTATCAACAAGAGAAGCTTGGCGTAACGTGTAATAGGGATACCGGAAGCCTTAAATTGTTCTTGATGGACGCGAAAGCGCCTTAGTACTGAAGAACCTGAGAACTGGTCCAGGTTGCCACAGCCGAGGTGGCTCAAGATACGGGCCTCTTCCGTAGAGAACCCTTCGCCGTCATCTGCCCGACAGATGACCGCCCATCTGATAACGATGGGGAGAAATCGGTACCCATTTGTCTCCTAGAACAAAGGGTGTGTCATGATTCTCTTGAGTTTGTCGCAGAAATCCACCGTCCACAACGGGTTGCGCTTCATTCGTCCACCATGCATAAAGCTATCGCTACCGCTATTGTCGAACTCAAACTCGTGATACATTGATATCAGGGAGAGAGGGTCCATGTTGCAGAGATGAAAGGAGATCTCGAAGACGGAGGAAAGATAAGTACCGCGATCGGGCAAGCGAATTATTGCAGCGTTGACTAAACCACTCTCCCAAGAGACAACCAgctcatcttcttgagcttggctcCAAGTGTGAGAATCGATGAGTTTCGCGAGTTCATacagctcttcttctctgatTCTTTCCCTACTGACGGTAGCGGATTGCCTGTTCTTCTCCCTGGCAAGATGGACTGAGCTTCGATAACTCTCGATGAAGTCCGCGACCGCTCGACTCTCATATGGCTCGGGCGCTGCCAAATCATTCTCACGGCCGAGCTGTGATCGGTCGATAGCTCGGTATGGAGAGCCTCCATAATCGCTGGGAATATACTCATCACCCATCCAACTTTGGCGGTTGTCTCTTTCATCACCCAGTGCTGCCGCTGGCGATGGAAATCGCCTCTGCGGTTGACGGAGAGCATTCTCCGCGGCGAGAGTCTTTTTATTCTTGGACCCTCGAggtctccctctccctctacGTATGGGAGGTGCTTGCGCTTGATTAGGAGTAGAAACGCTGTCGTTCTCGAGGTTAATGGGAAGAAGCTGGCTCCCATCTCCGACCTCCGCGTTAGAGTGCTGATTCTGAGGAGTTACAGGCAACCGCGCGTCCTGTGAGCGTTCGCCTGGCGGCGAATGACTTTCATCCATTCTTTTCCGTTTTCGCAGTGATCGTGTTTGATCTGTCTGTGCGTGCTGTTGTGCGATTTAGGGCGgatgttggtggtgaggTTGTGAAAGGAAATCTGAAGAGAGGCCCACTCGTGAGGCGGCTTTACCAGGCTCTGGCCTGAGGCTAGGGGCTGCGCTTTGGCATGAATGCAGCGCAAACCAATTTCACATATGGGCTTCCTTAAGACGCGAGTTAGCCCCCTTAACTGGTCTCGGCCTTCAACGATAGTGTTAACTCGGAAGGGCACTGACAGATGGGGGGATAGTCTGCGCTGCAATTGTTTCCACAGCCTTTTGTTCATCGGGATGGCGAAAGTGTTTGATTGGAGTCCGAATAAATTAACCTGTCTAGACTCAACAAAGCAAATGAATGTTTAACTTTTGACATGGAACTTACtgaacaaagaaagaaaggctGATGGCGTATGCTTGTTGCTCAGCTCCAACACGCATGACGATTAGCAAACACCATGAGTATGTGAGATCCTTATATTGCCATTTCATGTTTTTACACGTTTGACATGCTGATATCTGAAGTTTCCTGTTTGGTCTTTGGCCTGGTTGATTATTGCCTCCTCCAGAAACAACTCAATGTCCATGTAGACCGTACACTCAGTCTCCGCAGACGAGTATCATAGCCAGAAATCACCTTCTGTGAATTTCGAAACGCTAGAAA of Fusarium musae strain F31 chromosome 5, whole genome shotgun sequence contains these proteins:
- a CDS encoding hypothetical protein (EggNog:ENOG41), which produces MPDQANAKKALKSNSSGTANFDETSFSEQSRRDLRELFTMIARLQAENTALRATAHLESIADRLKEQVEKLEPPQPEEGRGNPFSRRLQRLALAAIDLPLDIKDDDLSTDDLALLCTVLEDEKRRAALLSFAGDSLTFPDRSFCLRSLGEGTLVGFLVDERGRRPRCSIHGDVKCTWLTRKDGLIKMRREP
- a CDS encoding hypothetical protein (EggNog:ENOG41) → MDESHSPPGERSQDARLPVTPQNQHSNAEVGDGSQLLPINLENDSVSTPNQAQAPPIRRGRGRPRGSKNKKTLAAENALRQPQRRFPSPAAALGDERDNRQSWMGDEYIPSDYGGSPYRAIDRSQLGRENDLAAPEPYESRAVADFIESYRSSVHLAREKNRQSATVSRERIREEELYELAKLIDSHTWSQAQEDELVVSWESGLVNAAIIRLPDRGTYLSSVFEISFHLCNMDPLSLISMYHEFEFDNSGSDSFMHGGRMKRNPLWTETNGYRFLPIVIRWAVICRADDGEGFSTEEARILSHLGCGNLDQFSGSSVLRRFRVHQEQFKASGIPITRYAKLLLLIADLVGMRAVPTSADIIPVRTGDLSVVISALDSLDNYGLKNSCDFHHLKYCASQTSTSHASGLDELLEAYKGAWMKLQRRRLCNAAVNQPPIQGDKLYHQAARQGVPADTNFPPKAAIWSGFSGNAQPAEHFQRENSPLRPPFGSNADDSTGTIVDHRDGFNPFQAFLTNQPSRAQSNLRSPFIAQLDPSTSQESRMGCSEDGETTAIESSDEDMMEDRPEQVRSGPKAAGGRPRKRKGEKNGSRDRVQKRQFQTKKQKKHRPGHGGQTHSSASQRQGGSQGGAWHVVGNQKQPDPPINPPAGPKAWREQQGGHGTF